The DNA window ACGCCCGCCGGGAACGAGAAGACCTTGAAGAACGCCAGCGACTCCAGCGCGAGCGTGACGACGAGACCGGTCGCGATCGACGACACGGCGCCGGCGCGCGTCGCGCCCTCCCAGTTCAACCCGATCGCCAGCGCGGGCACGGTGGTCGACGCGAACAGCCCCCAGCCGAACACGCCGAGGAAGGCGACCAGCGCGCCGGAGTACTGCGCGATGACCGCCGCGACGATCGCGATCACGAGCGTGGCGATGCGGCCCCAGCGCAGCTCGTTCGTCACGCGCCGCCCGAAGGCGACGGGCAGGTCGTGCGTCACCGCCGCCGCGCCGATGTTGATGAACGAGTTGACCGCGCCCATCGTCGCCGCCGCCGCGCCCGCGAACACGAGCGCCGCCAGCAGCGCGGGCGTGAACTGCAGCAGGAACGACGGCGTCGCCGCGTCGGGACGCGCCAGCGGCGCCATCCGGCCGGACGTCACGAGTGCCTTCACGCCGATGCCGACGCCGAAGAACAGGAGCAGCACGACGATCTGCCCGACCGACTTCAGCAGCGGGTACCACTTCAGCTGCCGAATGTCGCGCAGCATGTAGTACTTGTGCACGGCCTGCGGCTGGCCGAGCGATCCCATGCCGAACACGAAGAAGAACGACAGCGCGGCTAGCGGCGTCAGCTTCCCCCACGGCCCGAGGAACGCCGGGTCGCTCGGCAGGATCGACTGCGAGAGGCCGCCCATCCCGCCGCCCACCGATAGCACCGCCGCGAAGACGAGCGTCGACGCGACGGCCATCAGCGTGCCCTGGAAGACGTCGTTGTAGATGCCGGCGAGGATCCCGCCCGCGACCGAGTAGGCGAGCGTCACGCCGGTCCCGATCCAGATGCCGGCCGTCACCCCGATGCCGAAGATCGCGTCCAGCACGTAGCCCATCGCGAGGCAGTTCGTGGCCATGTAGCCCACGATGCCGCACAGGATCGCGACGGCCGACAGCCCCTGCGCAGCGGGCGAGCGGTAGCGCGCCCCGATCGCGTCGGGCACGGTCATCAGCCCGCGCACCTCGCCGAGCAGCCGCATGCGCTTCGCGAGCACCCACGCGCCCAGCACGTTCGTCACGGACGCGGGCAAGATGATGAACAGGGCGCCGAGTCCTACGGAGTACAGCAGCCCGGGCCCGCCGATGAACGCGAAGCCGGACACGGACGTCGACACCGACGCCACCGTCAGCGCCGCCAGCCCGATGCCGTGTCCCGCGACGAAGAAGTCGCTCGCGGTGCGCGTCCGCCGCGTGGCCCACACGCTGATGGCGACGATCACGGCGAAGTACGCCAGCGCGACGACGATGATCGTCGGGTTGCTCACGCGCTCCATCGGACCGCCGGCACCGCCACCCTTCTGGAGCAGCGCGAGCGCGGGAAGCACCACGCTCGCGATCATGCCGCGCGCTCCCGCTGCAGCTGCGCGGCGCGCGCGCGGCCGGCCGCCTCCACGCGCGCCTGGTCCTCCGGACGGAGCGTCTGCGCGTCGAACGTCAGCGCGTACACCACCGGCAGCACGATCACGGGCAGCAGCCCGACGCCGTACACGATCACCGCCGCGCGGCGCGGCAGCCCGAGCCAGAGCGGCTCCGCCGCCCCCAGGTCGTCCGGCAGCGCCAGCGCGAGCGCGAAGCCGCCGGCGAGCATCACGCCAACCAGCGCGAACGCGGCCAGCGTGCTCCCCGGCACGCGCCCACGCCGCGCGGCGCCGAGCACCATCGTCGCCACGAGGTCGAGCGGCACGCCGAGCGCCATCGCCCACGAGGCCCAGCGCGGCGCGCCGCCGTCACGGAACGCCGACGCGTACGCCACCGCGATCGCCGCCGTGCCGAGGAAGAGGGCGCCCACCGCCACGCGCGTCAGCGCGCCGCCCGCGGGCCGGTCTCCGGATTCCGTCATGCGTACAGCTCCTCGAGCACCGCGTGATACTTCGCCTCGACGACGGAGCGGCGGACCTTCAGCGTGGGCGTCAGCTCGCCGCCCGCCTCGGTCAGCTCCTCCGGCACCAGCGCCCAGCGCGCGATCCGCTCGTGGGGGGCCAGTCCGTCGTTCACCTGCGCCACGTGCGCATCGAGCGCGCGCCGCACCTCCGCCTCGTCGTCCGCCGCCGGCACGAACAGCAGCGCCGTCGCGAACCGCCGTCCCTCGCCCGCCACCAGCGCCTGCGACACCGCGCGGTGCTCACGCAGCCGCGCCTCGATCGGCAGCGGCGCGACCTTCTTGCCGGTCGACAGCGCGAGGATCTCCTTGAGCCGTCCGGTCACGTGCAGGATCCCGCGCGCGTCGATCGCGCCGAGATCGCCCGTGCGCAGCCACGCGCCGTCGGCCGTGAATGCGGCCTGCGTCGCCTCGGGGCGCCCCAGGTAGCCGGCGAACGTCAGCGCGTTGCGGCGGACCTGGATCTCGCCGTCCGCCGCGATGCGGAGCGTGGTGCCCTCCATGGGGCGGCCGACGCCGGCGAAGTCGTACGCGTCGGGCCGGTGGAACGCGACGCACAGGTGCTCGGTCTGCCCGTACGCACCGAGCACCGTCAGGCCGACCGCGTCGAGCGACTCCGCCACGTCGCGCCGCAGCGGCGCACCGCCGGACGTCGCGAGGCGCACGGCGTCGCCGATCGCGCGCTTAATCACCGCGGCCGCGGCCCCGCGCACCGCCTGCCACTCGCGCTCCATCGTCTCCGGCACCGGCGCGCCCGCGCGGCGCAGGCGCGACCGCTCGGCACCGAGCGCGCGCAGACGCGCCCACGTCTCGCGCTCCTCGCCGGTCGCGGCGCGCTCCGCCTGCTCCAGCGTCGCGTGCAGCTTCTCGTACAGACGCGGCAGCCCGCCGAGCAGCGTGGGGCGGAAGGCGCGCGCGGCGTCGGCCAGGCGCGAGGGATCGGGCACCAGCACCGCCTCCATCCCGCACACGAGCCGCGTGTACAGCCCGAACACGCGCTCGGCCGCGTGCGCGTACGGCAGCAGCGACAGGCTCCGGTCGCTCGCGGTCAGGCCGAGGGTGTCGCGGATCGACTCGGCGGACGCGACGAGGTAGGCATGGGTCAGGCACGCTCCCTTCGGCTCGCCCGTTGAGCCGGAGGTGTAGATCAGGATCGCGAGGTCGTCGGGCGCGGCGGCGGCGATGCGGCGGTCGAGCTCCGCCTCAACGGCCGCGTCGTCGAGCGCCGCATGCCCGGCGTCGAGCATGTGCGCGAGATCGGCGACGATCGTCGGCGCCGCATCGAGACCGCTGCACGCGGCGCCGGCCTTCTCCAGCTGCGCCGCGTCGTCGCAGAAGAGCAGCCGCACGCCGCCATCGAGCAGCAGCTGCCGCACCTGCGCCTGCGTGCTCGTCGGGAAGATGCCGACGCTCATGCCGCCCGCCATGAGGATGCCGAGATCCACGATCGGCCAGAGCATCCGGTTGCCCGCGAGCACCGCGACCCGCGCGCCGACCTGAAGCCCGCGCTGCACGAGCGCCGCCGCGACCGCGCGCGCGGACCGCGTCCACTCCGCCCACGTCAGCTCGGTGTCCCCGTCGGCGCCCGCGACGGCCAGCTCGCGGTACGCGACGTGGGACGGGTGGGCGGCGGCCCGCGCGAGCAGCCGGCGCAGCACCGTGTCGTGCGCGGTCGCGGCGCACATGCGCTGCGCCCACGCGACGAACGACGTGCCGGGCGCGCCGCTCATCGAGCCGCGACCTCCGGCTGCCACGCGACCGGATGCCAGCGCATCGCGACGCAGCCCATCGACAGCCCTGCGCCGCTGCCCGTGAGCACCACCAGGTCGCCCTCGCGCAGGCGGCCCGCGCGCCGCGCGTCGTCGAGCGCCATCGGCAGACAGGCGGAGCCGGTGTAGCCCCACTTGTGCATGATCGTGTGCGCGCGCTCCATCGGCTGGCCGAGCGTCCGCATCACGACCTCGATCGTCGAGCGATTGACCTGCGTCCACAGCCAGAGGTCGACCTGATTCGGCGTTGCGCCGGCGCGCGCCACCACGTCGCGCGCGATGCGCGGCCACCCCTCCTCGTTCACCGACGCGGGATACTTCTGCACGAAGCGCAGGCGGTTGCGGTAGCCGTCGCGCAGCACGTCCTCGGTGATCGGCTCCGCGGTGCCGCCGGCGAACACGCCCATGCCCGGCGCCAGCCGCCCGTCCGCGAACAGCTCCGACGCGACGACACCCGGCGCGTCCGACCGCTCGACGACCGCCGCGCCCGCGCCGTCCGCGAAGATCGTGACGGTCTTCTTGTCCTGCTGGTCGAGGAACTTCGACATCGCGTAGGCGCCGATGACGAGCACGCGGTTGTAGCGGGGGTCGGCGGCGATGTACTTCTGCGCGACGTCGAGCGCGGTCACGAAGCCCGCGCATCCGCTGTTCACGTCGAACGTGCCCGCGCGCCACGCGCCGAGCCGTCCCTGCACCACGCTCGACGTCGCGGGCGACACG is part of the Roseisolibacter agri genome and encodes:
- a CDS encoding sodium:solute symporter family transporter gives rise to the protein MIASVVLPALALLQKGGGAGGPMERVSNPTIIVVALAYFAVIVAISVWATRRTRTASDFFVAGHGIGLAALTVASVSTSVSGFAFIGGPGLLYSVGLGALFIILPASVTNVLGAWVLAKRMRLLGEVRGLMTVPDAIGARYRSPAAQGLSAVAILCGIVGYMATNCLAMGYVLDAIFGIGVTAGIWIGTGVTLAYSVAGGILAGIYNDVFQGTLMAVASTLVFAAVLSVGGGMGGLSQSILPSDPAFLGPWGKLTPLAALSFFFVFGMGSLGQPQAVHKYYMLRDIRQLKWYPLLKSVGQIVVLLLFFGVGIGVKALVTSGRMAPLARPDAATPSFLLQFTPALLAALVFAGAAAATMGAVNSFINIGAAAVTHDLPVAFGRRVTNELRWGRIATLVIAIVAAVIAQYSGALVAFLGVFGWGLFASTTVPALAIGLNWEGATRAGAVSSIATGLVVTLALESLAFFKVFSFPAGVSGTAVALVLSLLAFFVVSWLTRARAAGELDPDVRLVMDV
- a CDS encoding AMP-dependent synthetase/ligase, translated to MSGAPGTSFVAWAQRMCAATAHDTVLRRLLARAAAHPSHVAYRELAVAGADGDTELTWAEWTRSARAVAAALVQRGLQVGARVAVLAGNRMLWPIVDLGILMAGGMSVGIFPTSTQAQVRQLLLDGGVRLLFCDDAAQLEKAGAACSGLDAAPTIVADLAHMLDAGHAALDDAAVEAELDRRIAAAAPDDLAILIYTSGSTGEPKGACLTHAYLVASAESIRDTLGLTASDRSLSLLPYAHAAERVFGLYTRLVCGMEAVLVPDPSRLADAARAFRPTLLGGLPRLYEKLHATLEQAERAATGEERETWARLRALGAERSRLRRAGAPVPETMEREWQAVRGAAAAVIKRAIGDAVRLATSGGAPLRRDVAESLDAVGLTVLGAYGQTEHLCVAFHRPDAYDFAGVGRPMEGTTLRIAADGEIQVRRNALTFAGYLGRPEATQAAFTADGAWLRTGDLGAIDARGILHVTGRLKEILALSTGKKVAPLPIEARLREHRAVSQALVAGEGRRFATALLFVPAADDEAEVRRALDAHVAQVNDGLAPHERIARWALVPEELTEAGGELTPTLKVRRSVVEAKYHAVLEELYA
- a CDS encoding 3-oxoacyl-ACP synthase III family protein; the encoded protein is MTHPPAFATITGTGSTVPERIVTNAELSAQLGVDVEDFVANTLGIRERRWCAPDESTADLAERAGRAALEDAGLTPEDLDLLIVATDTPEYVSPATSSVVQGRLGAWRAGTFDVNSGCAGFVTALDVAQKYIAADPRYNRVLVIGAYAMSKFLDQQDKKTVTIFADGAGAAVVERSDAPGVVASELFADGRLAPGMGVFAGGTAEPITEDVLRDGYRNRLRFVQKYPASVNEEGWPRIARDVVARAGATPNQVDLWLWTQVNRSTIEVVMRTLGQPMERAHTIMHKWGYTGSACLPMALDDARRAGRLREGDLVVLTGSGAGLSMGCVAMRWHPVAWQPEVAAR